A single genomic interval of Flavihumibacter rivuli harbors:
- a CDS encoding DUF2911 domain-containing protein, with protein MKKLILSFAIAACLAEVANAQQLRTPQPSPGQTLKQDFALSTVEVNYSRPAVRGRKVFGDLVPYGKVWRTGANSATIITFGEDVIFGDKTVPAGKYGLLSIPGESEWTIILSRQLDVTSPAAYKEDQDVVRVKVKPVALPMNVENFMILFDEVKANSMNLEILWEKTGVAVPIKANIDDKIMAQIDNLMNKDNKPYFASAMYYLENGKDLNKALGWFDKAIEQNPNAFWVHHQKANCLAKLGRKQEAIAAANKSIELAKAAKNDDYVALNQKLLATLK; from the coding sequence ATGAAGAAACTTATTCTTTCATTTGCTATTGCTGCTTGTTTGGCCGAAGTGGCTAATGCCCAGCAATTGAGGACTCCACAGCCGAGTCCCGGCCAGACCTTAAAGCAGGATTTCGCCTTATCTACTGTTGAAGTGAATTATTCCCGTCCGGCCGTACGTGGCCGTAAGGTGTTTGGCGACCTGGTTCCCTATGGCAAAGTATGGCGTACCGGTGCGAATAGTGCTACCATCATCACCTTTGGTGAAGACGTGATCTTTGGCGACAAAACCGTTCCAGCAGGAAAGTATGGACTGCTTTCTATCCCGGGTGAATCAGAATGGACCATCATCCTTTCCAGGCAACTGGATGTTACCAGTCCTGCAGCCTACAAGGAAGACCAGGACGTTGTCCGCGTGAAGGTGAAGCCAGTTGCGCTCCCCATGAATGTTGAAAACTTCATGATCCTTTTCGATGAAGTGAAGGCAAACTCCATGAACCTGGAGATCCTTTGGGAAAAGACCGGTGTTGCTGTTCCCATCAAGGCAAATATTGACGACAAGATCATGGCCCAGATCGACAACCTGATGAATAAGGATAACAAACCTTATTTCGCTTCAGCCATGTATTACCTGGAGAATGGCAAGGACCTGAACAAGGCCCTTGGATGGTTCGATAAGGCCATTGAGCAAAACCCCAATGCCTTCTGGGTTCACCACCAGAAAGCCAATTGCCTGGCCAAGTTGGGCAGGAAGCAGGAAGCCATTGCTGCTGCCAATAAATCCATTGAGCTGGCCAAGGCTGCCAAGAACGATGACTATGTTGCCCTGAACCAAAAGTTGCTGGCAACACTGAAATAA
- a CDS encoding PIG-L family deacetylase codes for MRKRLAGLLVALTTCMGVRAQSPQTYTSADILLGLQKMKVLGSVLYVAAHPDDENTRLLAYLAKERKLRTGYLSLTRGDGGQNLIGDEQGVSLGLIRTQELLAARRIDGAEQFFSRAYDFGFSKSTEEALSVWDKEKILGDVVWVIRKFRPDVIITRFPPDSRAGHGHHSASAVLANEAFRAAADPKRFPKQLKYVKPWQAKRILWNTFNFGGGMNTQSDDQYKIDVGVYNPLLGKGYGEVAAESRSQHKSQGFGVPRQRGALYEFFAHTDGEKIQSDLLDGVNTSWSRVGQKDIEAKIDRVISDYSPLQPSASVPALLELLNLVDQKVEDTYWKEQKARELREMIKACAGIYFEAVANQQVAVTGDSLQVTFNFVSRSAVPVSDVRISYADTSLTIARSAQFNQLVSTSVKQLVTDNFITDQPYWLREQMLTGSFNVNSQLMIGYAENPGNKVKLTYKLDNTTFTEEYPLRYKYTDPVKGEIYQPVFTVPPVVIGSQPGVVLNNLVPAHKQMVQLTYKSYAQRDTTSGSFRFELSNGKNLKEKRIPFELPLVKNTMQSIMLPFDSLVDGQKPEIVYPWIELPGKGKPVAYNNAMKLIQYDHIPTVHYFFPNTIKVVNEEIRVAGKKIGYIPGSGDGVGDALKQMGYTVTTLDDAALGSMDLSQFDAIITGVRAYNIKESLNNYYDKLMRYIADGGNLIVQYNTSNQIGPVKAKIGPYPFNISRTRITDEKAEVKVSNPDHPLMNFPNKIGPKDFENWIQERSIYHASGWDSHYETIFSMGDPAEKEDAGSLIMAKYGKGYFVYTGLVFFRQLPAGVPGAYRLLANIIALNQKKPF; via the coding sequence ATGCGCAAACGCTTAGCTGGCCTTTTAGTTGCCTTGACAACATGTATGGGTGTCAGGGCACAGTCGCCACAGACCTACACCTCTGCAGACATCTTGTTGGGCTTACAAAAAATGAAAGTGTTGGGTTCCGTGCTGTATGTTGCCGCCCATCCGGATGATGAGAATACGAGGTTGCTGGCCTACCTGGCCAAGGAAAGAAAGCTCAGGACGGGGTATTTATCACTGACCCGGGGTGATGGAGGACAAAACCTGATAGGGGATGAGCAGGGGGTATCCCTTGGCCTGATCAGGACACAGGAATTGCTGGCTGCAAGGCGCATTGATGGTGCGGAACAATTCTTTTCCAGGGCCTATGATTTCGGGTTTTCCAAATCCACGGAAGAGGCCCTTTCGGTTTGGGATAAGGAGAAGATATTGGGTGATGTGGTTTGGGTGATCAGGAAGTTCAGGCCGGATGTGATCATTACCCGTTTCCCTCCCGATAGCCGAGCCGGCCATGGCCACCATTCCGCCTCCGCGGTTTTGGCCAATGAAGCATTCAGGGCAGCAGCAGACCCCAAGCGGTTTCCCAAACAGTTGAAGTATGTAAAACCATGGCAGGCGAAGCGGATACTCTGGAACACCTTCAACTTTGGCGGGGGTATGAATACACAGAGTGATGACCAATACAAGATAGATGTTGGTGTGTACAATCCCTTGCTGGGTAAGGGTTATGGCGAAGTGGCCGCCGAGAGCCGCAGCCAGCATAAGAGCCAGGGCTTTGGTGTGCCCAGGCAACGCGGAGCCTTATACGAATTCTTTGCCCACACGGATGGCGAGAAGATCCAGTCTGACCTGTTGGACGGGGTCAATACCTCCTGGTCAAGGGTGGGGCAAAAGGATATAGAAGCCAAAATCGATCGGGTCATCAGTGATTACAGCCCCTTGCAGCCATCGGCTTCGGTTCCGGCCTTGCTTGAATTACTTAACCTGGTCGACCAGAAAGTTGAGGATACTTATTGGAAAGAGCAGAAGGCCAGGGAACTCCGGGAAATGATCAAGGCTTGTGCGGGCATCTATTTCGAAGCAGTGGCCAATCAACAGGTCGCTGTTACCGGCGATTCCCTTCAGGTGACGTTTAATTTTGTGAGCAGGAGTGCTGTTCCTGTTTCGGATGTCCGTATCAGTTATGCTGATACCTCCCTGACCATTGCCAGGAGTGCCCAGTTTAACCAGCTGGTCAGCACATCAGTGAAGCAACTGGTTACGGATAATTTCATTACCGACCAGCCTTACTGGTTGCGTGAGCAGATGCTTACCGGCAGCTTCAATGTGAATTCACAACTCATGATCGGTTATGCCGAAAATCCCGGTAATAAAGTGAAGCTTACCTATAAACTGGATAATACCACCTTTACAGAGGAGTATCCATTGAGATATAAATACACGGATCCTGTGAAAGGGGAGATCTACCAACCGGTCTTTACCGTTCCACCAGTAGTGATCGGTTCCCAACCGGGGGTAGTGCTGAACAACCTGGTGCCGGCGCACAAGCAAATGGTACAGTTGACCTACAAGAGTTATGCGCAGCGGGATACCACCAGTGGTAGTTTCAGGTTTGAGTTGAGCAACGGTAAGAACCTGAAGGAGAAGCGGATTCCTTTTGAGTTGCCATTGGTCAAGAATACCATGCAAAGCATCATGCTGCCTTTCGATTCCCTGGTGGATGGCCAGAAGCCTGAGATAGTGTATCCCTGGATAGAATTGCCCGGCAAAGGGAAGCCGGTTGCCTATAATAATGCTATGAAGCTGATCCAGTATGACCATATCCCGACCGTTCATTATTTCTTCCCCAATACCATCAAGGTGGTCAATGAAGAGATCAGGGTGGCAGGGAAGAAGATCGGTTATATACCCGGCTCCGGCGATGGTGTAGGAGATGCCCTGAAGCAAATGGGTTACACAGTGACCACATTGGATGATGCAGCCCTTGGTTCCATGGACCTCTCCCAGTTCGATGCCATCATTACCGGTGTAAGGGCATATAATATCAAGGAGTCGCTGAATAATTACTATGATAAACTGATGCGTTACATTGCCGATGGGGGGAACCTGATTGTACAGTACAATACTTCCAACCAGATCGGTCCGGTGAAAGCCAAGATCGGTCCCTATCCCTTCAATATCTCACGTACAAGGATAACCGATGAAAAGGCGGAAGTAAAGGTGAGCAACCCAGACCATCCGCTAATGAATTTTCCCAACAAGATCGGTCCGAAGGATTTTGAGAACTGGATCCAGGAGAGGAGCATCTACCATGCTTCAGGATGGGATAGTCATTATGAGACCATCTTCAGCATGGGCGATCCGGCCGAAAAAGAAGATGCCGGAAGCCTGATCATGGCCAAATACGGTAAGGGTTATTTTGTATATACTGGTCTCGTGTTTTTCAGGCAGTTACCCGCCGGTGTGCCTGGCGCCTATCGGTTACTGGCCAATATCATAGCTTTGAACCAGAAAAAACCATTCTGA
- a CDS encoding sodium:solute symporter translates to MSKLDWIVLVTTLAAIVTYGLFKSRTSKNLDGYFLSNRSMPWYLVLLSIMGTQASAITFLSAPGQAYSDGMRFVQYYFGLPIAMVVISIFFVPIFHRLKVYTAYEYLEQRFDKKTRTFTALLFLLSRGLSTGISIYAPSIILSSLMGWNIYWTNIFMGGLLIIYTVSGGAKAVAYTQQLQLLIIFTGMFLAAYMMVHLLPEGIGFIDALKVSGKLGRLNVITTGVKETGFDWTDRYNIWSGIIGGFFLALSYFGTDQSQVGRYLTAKDTTESKTGLLMNGLVKVPMQFLILLVGALVFTYYQMNPSPVFFNQAVAGQVTSGPAKEKLRQLEAKYQEHAGKQQSLVKDFVSKPEDDALIQAMKSNQQALDQTRSDYKKTLKDAAPSADVNDTNYIFLRFVVDHLPQGLVGLLIAVIFLAAWGSIAAALNSLASSTMCDIHKQYVRHPEEPLREYKLSKWYTFGWGVFCIIVAQFANNMGSLIEAVNVLGSLFYGVILGIFLVAFFCKPVGAGATFWSAIITELAVIALFWKSDLGFLWLNVVGALLLVLLALVFHATKLMMARSMG, encoded by the coding sequence ATGAGTAAGCTTGACTGGATCGTATTGGTGACCACATTGGCAGCCATCGTCACTTATGGCTTGTTCAAGAGCAGGACATCCAAGAACCTGGATGGATATTTCCTGAGCAACAGGTCGATGCCCTGGTACCTCGTATTATTGAGTATCATGGGGACCCAGGCAAGTGCCATTACTTTCCTGTCGGCACCCGGCCAGGCATATTCGGATGGGATGAGGTTTGTGCAATATTATTTTGGCCTGCCCATTGCCATGGTGGTGATCAGTATCTTCTTTGTGCCCATCTTTCACCGCCTGAAAGTATATACCGCTTACGAATACCTGGAACAACGATTCGATAAGAAAACCAGGACATTCACTGCCCTCTTGTTCCTTTTGTCCAGGGGGCTTTCGACCGGTATCAGTATCTATGCGCCCTCCATTATCCTCTCTTCGTTGATGGGTTGGAATATTTACTGGACCAATATCTTCATGGGCGGGTTATTGATCATTTACACTGTTAGCGGTGGTGCCAAAGCGGTAGCCTATACGCAGCAGTTACAATTGCTGATCATTTTTACCGGAATGTTCCTGGCAGCCTATATGATGGTGCATTTGCTGCCCGAGGGCATTGGTTTTATAGATGCCCTGAAAGTGAGTGGGAAGCTGGGCAGGCTGAATGTGATCACTACCGGTGTAAAGGAGACCGGATTCGACTGGACGGACCGGTACAATATCTGGAGTGGGATCATTGGCGGCTTCTTCCTGGCCCTTTCCTATTTTGGGACGGACCAAAGCCAGGTCGGTCGCTACCTTACGGCAAAGGACACTACCGAAAGCAAGACCGGCCTGCTCATGAATGGCCTCGTAAAAGTGCCGATGCAATTCCTGATCCTGTTGGTGGGTGCCCTGGTCTTCACTTACTACCAAATGAACCCGTCGCCAGTGTTCTTTAACCAGGCTGTAGCCGGACAGGTTACCTCCGGGCCTGCAAAGGAAAAACTCCGGCAACTGGAAGCTAAGTACCAGGAACATGCGGGTAAACAGCAGTCATTGGTAAAGGATTTTGTCAGCAAGCCAGAAGATGATGCATTGATCCAGGCCATGAAAAGCAACCAGCAGGCCCTGGACCAGACCCGTTCTGATTATAAAAAGACATTGAAGGACGCAGCTCCTTCGGCGGATGTGAATGATACCAATTATATCTTCCTCCGGTTTGTGGTAGATCATTTGCCACAGGGACTGGTTGGGCTACTCATTGCCGTTATATTCCTTGCGGCATGGGGTAGCATTGCCGCTGCTCTCAATTCCCTTGCCTCTTCCACCATGTGTGATATCCATAAACAGTATGTCAGGCACCCTGAAGAACCCTTGAGGGAATATAAGCTTTCCAAGTGGTACACATTCGGGTGGGGTGTCTTCTGTATTATAGTGGCCCAGTTTGCCAATAACATGGGCAGCCTGATCGAAGCAGTGAATGTACTGGGATCCCTTTTCTACGGGGTGATACTGGGTATCTTCCTTGTCGCTTTCTTTTGTAAGCCGGTGGGTGCCGGGGCCACTTTCTGGAGTGCGATCATTACAGAATTGGCGGTCATTGCCCTTTTCTGGAAATCTGACCTTGGCTTCCTTTGGCTGAATGTGGTGGGGGCACTCCTGCTGGTATTATTGGCATTGGTATTCCATGCAACGAAATTGATGATGGCAAGGTCAATGGGGTAA
- a CDS encoding M14 metallopeptidase family protein, translating into MKKMFLSLVAIAAAVAAIAQVQSPDQFLGYQLGTRYTPHYRIVQYFQHVAQQAPEMVKLEQYGATNEGRPLLLATVASKENLANIEQIRMNNLRLASVAKDKMAPNENAPAIVWLSYNVHGNETSSSEASMMTIYELVNPNSAKSREWLKNTVVLIDPCLNPDGRDRYVNWYTQVLGRNVNPQPIAREHKEPWPGGRSNHYNFDLNRDWAWQSQVETQHRLKKYNEWLPQVHVDFHEQGFNEPYYFAPAAEPYHEVISKWQREFQIMIGKNHARYFDQNGWLYFTKERFDLFYPSYGDTYPTYSGAIGMTYEQGGIRAGLGIINEDGDTLTLRDRVLHHFTTGISTVEISAQQANRLIREFRNYFNNAINHPLGEFKAWVVKNDGTDRMKRLKELLDRNQIDWSYASGANLNGLNYFTGKNEAFKAENGDVVININQPKSNFIKVLFERSSNITDSATYDITAWSLPYAYGLKTYGVANYITAVTRTAPAVSQPAVMANAYAYAVKWDGLNSAKFLAAALQKGLKVRYAEQLFNSGNESFEKGTLLVTRAANNGKPIQQLVEAAAKETGSTVYSIGSGFVDRGFDFGSDRVRTINAPNVAMIYGDGVSSLGMGEIWHFFDQQLNYPITLVSANDFLRDGMNQFNVLILADGSYDFFSRKEANEELKNWVKRGGKIIALENAVAQMARAEWGIKIKDGDDKKDEDRKDEYASIRKFENRERDWLVNSMPGSIFRLELDNTHPLGFGFPDFYYSLKQDGNVYQFFKDDGWNVGVIKKNNYVSGFTGSVIKEKLKDALLIGAQDMGRGQVIYLADNPVFRSFWENGKLLLCNAVFLAGQ; encoded by the coding sequence ATGAAAAAAATGTTTTTGAGCCTGGTGGCAATTGCTGCTGCTGTTGCTGCCATTGCGCAGGTGCAATCCCCCGACCAGTTCCTCGGTTATCAATTGGGAACCAGGTACACGCCACATTACAGGATCGTTCAGTATTTCCAGCATGTGGCCCAGCAGGCACCCGAAATGGTAAAGTTGGAACAGTATGGTGCCACCAATGAAGGGCGCCCGCTTTTATTGGCTACGGTAGCCTCCAAAGAGAACCTTGCCAATATTGAGCAGATCCGCATGAATAACCTCCGGTTGGCCAGTGTGGCAAAAGATAAGATGGCCCCGAATGAGAATGCACCTGCTATTGTTTGGTTGAGCTATAATGTGCATGGTAATGAAACTTCTTCATCAGAGGCATCCATGATGACCATCTATGAATTGGTGAACCCCAATAGCGCAAAGAGCAGGGAATGGTTGAAAAATACGGTGGTGCTGATCGATCCCTGTTTGAATCCGGATGGTCGTGACCGTTATGTGAACTGGTACACCCAGGTGTTGGGCAGGAACGTGAATCCCCAGCCCATTGCGCGTGAACACAAGGAGCCATGGCCCGGCGGAAGGAGCAACCATTATAATTTTGACCTTAACCGCGACTGGGCCTGGCAAAGCCAGGTGGAAACCCAGCACAGGTTGAAGAAATACAACGAATGGTTGCCACAGGTGCATGTGGATTTCCATGAGCAGGGATTCAATGAACCCTATTATTTTGCCCCCGCAGCTGAACCCTACCATGAGGTGATCAGCAAGTGGCAGCGTGAATTCCAGATCATGATCGGAAAGAACCATGCCCGTTATTTTGACCAGAACGGCTGGCTGTATTTTACAAAGGAACGGTTCGACCTTTTCTATCCTTCCTATGGCGATACCTATCCAACCTACAGCGGTGCCATTGGCATGACCTATGAACAGGGAGGTATCCGGGCCGGATTAGGGATCATCAATGAAGACGGTGATACCCTTACCCTGAGGGATCGTGTGCTGCATCATTTTACAACAGGTATCAGCACCGTCGAGATCAGTGCACAGCAGGCCAATCGCCTGATCCGCGAATTCAGGAACTATTTCAATAACGCCATCAATCATCCCCTTGGTGAATTCAAGGCATGGGTAGTGAAGAATGATGGCACCGACAGGATGAAACGCCTGAAGGAATTGCTGGACAGGAACCAGATCGACTGGTCTTATGCCAGCGGCGCCAACCTTAACGGCCTGAATTATTTCACGGGCAAGAACGAAGCTTTCAAAGCAGAGAATGGGGATGTGGTGATCAATATCAACCAGCCCAAAAGCAATTTCATAAAAGTGCTGTTTGAACGCAGTTCCAATATCACTGATTCTGCAACCTATGACATCACTGCCTGGTCTTTACCCTATGCCTATGGACTGAAGACCTATGGCGTAGCCAACTATATCACAGCCGTAACCAGGACCGCCCCAGCTGTTTCCCAGCCGGCAGTAATGGCTAACGCCTATGCCTATGCGGTAAAATGGGATGGATTGAACAGTGCCAAATTCCTGGCAGCAGCCCTGCAGAAGGGTTTGAAAGTTCGTTATGCAGAGCAGCTCTTTAATAGTGGTAACGAGAGTTTTGAAAAAGGCACCCTGCTGGTGACCAGGGCAGCCAACAATGGCAAACCAATACAGCAACTGGTGGAAGCCGCTGCGAAAGAAACCGGTAGTACTGTGTATTCCATCGGATCCGGTTTTGTAGACAGGGGATTCGATTTCGGCTCTGACAGGGTTCGGACCATCAATGCCCCGAATGTAGCCATGATCTATGGTGATGGGGTATCCTCATTGGGAATGGGTGAGATCTGGCATTTCTTTGACCAGCAATTGAATTATCCCATTACCCTGGTGAGCGCCAATGACTTCCTTCGCGACGGAATGAACCAGTTCAATGTATTGATCCTTGCTGATGGCTCTTATGATTTCTTTAGCAGGAAGGAAGCCAATGAGGAACTGAAGAATTGGGTAAAACGTGGAGGCAAGATCATTGCGCTGGAGAATGCCGTTGCCCAGATGGCCAGGGCGGAATGGGGTATCAAAATAAAGGATGGTGATGACAAGAAGGATGAGGACAGGAAGGATGAATATGCTTCCATCCGGAAGTTTGAGAACCGTGAACGCGATTGGCTGGTGAACAGTATGCCGGGGTCAATCTTCAGGCTGGAACTGGATAACACCCATCCGCTTGGTTTTGGTTTCCCCGACTTTTATTATTCCCTGAAGCAGGATGGGAATGTTTACCAGTTCTTCAAGGATGATGGCTGGAATGTGGGAGTTATTAAGAAGAATAATTATGTGAGCGGATTTACCGGAAGTGTGATCAAGGAAAAACTGAAAGACGCCTTGTTGATTGGCGCCCAGGATATGGGACGTGGACAGGTGATCTATCTTGCGGACAACCCGGTTTTCCGCAGTTTCTGGGAGAACGGTAAACTCCTGCTTTGTAATGCCGTTTTCCTGGCCGGCCAATAA